A single genomic interval of Rhodothermia bacterium harbors:
- a CDS encoding SPOR domain-containing protein: MKLQLKYISLLTLFGSLMACTGPKDPNNGENKGYSGKMSDYENFDAGAYPERSANSNAPVTVTHDVPETLLRKDTQPPVINPTPPVTPPTDPKPPTTGTTRAGFRVQIYASSTREGADAKRRELLQWWASNKSGAPVVLGKGDLPIYVPQQQGLYKVRVGNFINRQDADQAAAFLRRKFSDIFIVPDTVIY, from the coding sequence ATGAAATTGCAACTGAAATACATCTCGCTTCTTACTTTGTTTGGGAGCCTAATGGCTTGTACGGGCCCGAAAGACCCGAACAATGGCGAAAATAAGGGCTATTCTGGCAAAATGTCGGACTATGAAAACTTTGACGCTGGGGCTTATCCAGAGCGATCCGCCAATAGTAATGCGCCCGTAACAGTAACACATGATGTTCCCGAAACGTTGTTGCGCAAGGATACACAGCCGCCCGTAATTAATCCGACACCGCCTGTAACGCCACCTACCGATCCCAAGCCTCCAACAACTGGAACGACCCGCGCAGGGTTTAGGGTGCAAATCTATGCAAGTAGTACACGAGAGGGAGCGGATGCCAAAAGACGCGAATTGCTCCAATGGTGGGCTTCCAATAAATCCGGTGCGCCTGTAGTACTTGGAAAGGGAGACTTACCCATTTATGTACCACAACAGCAAGGACTTTATAAAGTTCGGGTAGGAAATTTTATTAACCGACAGGATGCAGACCAAGCCGCCGCATTTTTACGTCGGAAGTTCTCGGATATCTTTATCGTACCCGATACTGTTATTTATTAA
- a CDS encoding MBL fold metallo-hydrolase, with amino-acid sequence MAFLHLLGTGAGYTDAWRTTTMLAFQDKESLIAVDCGGDLLQRLQAANCPLEDLKALFITHEHPDHCGGFPLFMEKRWLAGIHTPIHLYGPEKGLTQTRRAFEVFGLPSWKGMAEIVWHVLPLSEGVAAYEDDTWAITTSPTFHPVPTLGMRVVHKKSLFVTAYSCDTSPCPAVQHLAENADLLVHEANLIEGTLPNVHSSISEATDIAIASKAKRLVLVHVPKGISERHLAKDRLRYPHVEIGEELGAYGLG; translated from the coding sequence ATGGCTTTTTTGCATCTTTTGGGGACGGGCGCCGGTTATACGGATGCTTGGCGTACCACCACCATGTTGGCATTTCAGGACAAGGAATCTCTAATTGCGGTGGACTGTGGAGGCGATTTATTACAAAGGCTCCAAGCCGCAAATTGCCCATTGGAAGACCTTAAAGCCTTGTTCATTACCCATGAACATCCCGACCATTGTGGCGGATTTCCACTTTTCATGGAAAAAAGGTGGCTTGCGGGCATCCACACGCCCATACACCTCTATGGCCCCGAAAAAGGATTGACACAAACGCGGCGGGCTTTTGAAGTTTTTGGATTGCCAAGTTGGAAAGGAATGGCGGAGATTGTTTGGCATGTACTACCGCTTTCCGAAGGCGTGGCGGCATATGAAGACGATACGTGGGCCATTACCACAAGCCCTACGTTCCACCCTGTTCCAACACTGGGCATGCGTGTGGTTCACAAAAAAAGTCTGTTCGTCACAGCTTACTCTTGCGACACTTCGCCCTGCCCAGCAGTTCAACACTTGGCCGAAAATGCTGACCTTCTGGTACATGAAGCTAATCTGATCGAAGGAACCCTGCCGAATGTACATTCGAGTATTTCGGAAGCAACAGACATTGCCATTGCCTCGAAGGCCAAGCGACTGGTCTTGGTGCATGTTCCGAAGGGGATTTCGGAAAGACACTTAGCGAAAGATCGTCTCCGGTATCCTCATGTGGAAATTGGCGAAGAATTGGGGGCTTATGGCCTTGGTTAA
- a CDS encoding polyprenyl synthetase family protein, translated as MTALETTQNRTSTHSPLNGKPISMQEIQQPIAADLKAFDRYFQSAMKSSHRLLSLVTRYVLRQKGKRIRPTLVLLAAKTTGETTEATHRSAALVELLHTASLVHDDVVDEADRRRGLFSINALWKNKVAVLFGDFLLSKGLLLSLDYKDYRQLHLLSDAIRRMSEGELLQLEKTRHLDIDEATYLQIISDKTASLIAACLACGAASTTENEDDIQKMKSVGEKLGIAFQIRDDLFDFGTDDVGKPLGIDLQEKKMTLPLIYALKNATTSERKSILNLVRKKKKTHSDISYIQDFVRKQQGISYTRKMMMQYAQEAREMLLTFPESPARDALINLVYYTVARQK; from the coding sequence ATGACTGCATTGGAAACCACCCAAAACCGCACCTCAACACACAGCCCGTTAAATGGCAAACCTATTTCCATGCAGGAAATCCAGCAGCCCATTGCCGCCGACTTAAAGGCATTCGATCGGTATTTTCAAAGTGCGATGAAATCCTCCCACCGTTTATTAAGTTTAGTGACCCGGTATGTCTTGCGACAGAAAGGGAAAAGAATAAGACCCACATTGGTCTTGTTGGCCGCAAAAACTACAGGCGAGACCACCGAAGCGACCCACCGATCGGCTGCTTTGGTCGAGTTATTGCATACTGCCTCTTTGGTACATGACGATGTGGTGGATGAAGCAGACCGCCGACGAGGACTTTTCTCCATCAATGCACTCTGGAAAAACAAGGTTGCGGTATTGTTTGGCGATTTTTTGCTGAGTAAGGGCTTATTGCTCTCCTTAGACTATAAAGATTATCGCCAACTACACCTCCTGTCCGATGCAATCCGCCGGATGAGCGAGGGTGAACTGCTACAATTGGAAAAAACCCGCCATTTGGACATTGACGAAGCAACGTATTTGCAAATCATATCGGATAAAACGGCCTCGTTGATTGCAGCTTGTTTGGCCTGTGGCGCAGCCAGTACAACAGAAAATGAAGACGATATCCAAAAGATGAAGTCCGTCGGAGAAAAACTGGGAATTGCTTTCCAAATCCGTGATGATCTCTTTGACTTTGGGACGGATGATGTCGGGAAGCCGCTCGGCATAGACCTTCAAGAGAAAAAAATGACACTTCCCCTTATTTATGCGCTTAAGAATGCAACCACCTCCGAGCGCAAATCCATTTTGAACTTGGTTCGTAAAAAGAAGAAAACCCATTCAGACATCAGCTACATACAAGACTTTGTCCGAAAACAACAAGGCATTTCCTATACACGAAAGATGATGATGCAATATGCCCAAGAAGCACGCGAAATGCTCCTTACCTTTCCAGAATCTCCTGCCCGTGACGCATTGATCAATCTGGTTTATTACACGGTGGCACGACAAAAATAG
- a CDS encoding diacylglycerol kinase family lipid kinase, with translation MQYVFILNPTAGNGFAIKQRPIIEKHLRQKSVSYTIVETTRSGHAEELAYKWANKADVVVAVGGDGTVHEVGCGLIKAGCLATFGVLPLGTGNDYAKVLGMPHKIEPALEILLNAKTHIQADYGRMTIHEPAGKKVVDFINQMGIGFEAQAAYFANGLKMIPGKTLPYLMAVLKTLFFWRFPSVKIWLEDELYFEGRFILADFANGFCTGGGFKLTPNAIADDGLLEVCIFQKASIPRILHVLPKTLTGEHIHLPEVHMSRTRSAVIKSQIPLPVHADGEILSLEASTIEVEILERRLRIISAK, from the coding sequence ATGCAATATGTCTTTATTCTAAACCCAACGGCTGGTAACGGTTTTGCCATAAAACAGCGCCCAATCATAGAAAAACACCTCCGCCAGAAGTCGGTTTCCTACACTATAGTCGAAACCACAAGATCGGGTCATGCGGAAGAACTCGCGTATAAATGGGCGAATAAAGCCGATGTTGTGGTGGCTGTGGGTGGTGATGGAACGGTGCATGAAGTGGGCTGTGGGTTAATTAAAGCGGGTTGCTTGGCTACATTTGGTGTACTTCCTTTAGGGACTGGGAACGACTACGCCAAAGTCCTTGGGATGCCACACAAAATCGAACCCGCTTTGGAAATATTGCTCAATGCCAAAACACATATACAAGCCGATTATGGCCGGATGACGATCCATGAACCTGCCGGAAAAAAAGTAGTGGATTTTATCAACCAAATGGGCATTGGTTTTGAAGCTCAGGCGGCATATTTTGCCAATGGATTAAAAATGATTCCGGGTAAAACCTTGCCTTATCTAATGGCGGTTTTAAAAACCTTGTTTTTTTGGCGTTTCCCATCGGTGAAAATCTGGTTAGAAGACGAGTTGTACTTTGAAGGAAGGTTCATTTTGGCAGATTTCGCCAATGGATTTTGTACTGGAGGTGGGTTCAAGTTGACGCCCAATGCCATCGCAGATGATGGTTTGCTGGAGGTTTGTATTTTTCAAAAAGCCAGTATTCCACGTATTTTGCACGTTTTGCCAAAAACCCTCACAGGGGAACACATCCATCTGCCCGAAGTTCACATGTCACGTACACGGTCGGCGGTGATCAAAAGCCAAATTCCTTTGCCCGTTCATGCCGATGGTGAAATACTATCCCTTGAAGCCTCTACCATTGAGGTGGAGATATTGGAGAGGCGCCTTCGCATAATTTCCGCAAAATGA
- a CDS encoding ABC transporter substrate-binding protein, with protein MLPKFFCQLYFYCVLLLLPACEVISDGTDQISRTLGIVPSGADEVSPEAYKRVITLDQGMTDLMYGAGAGGYIVGLSSEERDGMFPDSVSRVGVSPLDIEAIRKLNPDWIIGTQGSESSDSAAKLKDLGFNVRLFSFRNWQDISRTMQELGTYFGTDFRARNATDTLTAQWRSIRSLISVGRPSALFMTGEKALQGYGKESHLNTLIEDAGGYSLTSKLSGGKQVLQPSFITNAPADFMIITPDVAKSLHELIQKHPYIAQTRAYKRKKIYLIASELTIHPSPRYIEGAKEFAQIFFTDLFTPLQ; from the coding sequence ATGCTTCCCAAATTCTTTTGTCAGCTTTATTTTTATTGCGTTCTACTTCTCTTGCCGGCCTGCGAGGTTATCTCGGATGGTACGGATCAAATTAGTCGGACGTTAGGCATCGTGCCTTCTGGCGCCGATGAAGTTTCTCCAGAGGCTTACAAACGGGTCATTACATTAGACCAAGGCATGACCGACCTGATGTATGGCGCCGGCGCGGGAGGCTATATTGTGGGGCTTTCTTCGGAAGAGCGTGATGGCATGTTTCCAGATTCGGTGTCGCGGGTTGGGGTGTCGCCCTTAGATATTGAGGCCATTCGGAAATTGAATCCGGACTGGATTATTGGTACGCAAGGATCGGAATCGTCTGATTCTGCTGCAAAATTAAAGGATTTGGGCTTTAATGTTCGTCTTTTCTCTTTTCGCAACTGGCAGGACATTTCACGCACGATGCAGGAATTGGGAACCTATTTTGGCACTGATTTCCGCGCCAGAAACGCCACGGATACCCTTACTGCGCAGTGGCGCTCCATCCGGAGCCTGATCAGTGTTGGCCGCCCCAGTGCATTATTCATGACGGGCGAAAAAGCACTTCAGGGCTATGGGAAAGAGAGCCATCTTAACACCTTGATCGAAGATGCGGGAGGATACAGCCTGACCTCAAAACTCTCCGGGGGCAAACAGGTTTTGCAACCATCCTTTATTACCAATGCGCCTGCCGACTTTATGATCATCACCCCCGATGTTGCCAAGTCCCTACACGAACTCATACAGAAACATCCCTACATCGCACAAACACGCGCCTATAAACGCAAAAAGATTTATCTCATCGCTTCCGAATTGACCATTCATCCCAGCCCACGATATATTGAAGGGGCAAAAGAGTTCGCACAAATTTTCTTTACCGATCTTTTCACCCCACTGCAATAA
- a CDS encoding DUF445 family protein: MEATPFTPQASDEEKRRQLINMKRMATGLLIVSAVIFVIALNQSGYWWGLVKAIAEASMVGGLADWFAVTALFRHPMGLPIPHTAIISKNKDRIGSALGNFVYKHFLTPALIQTKLTQLNLGQKIGEWLSDGEKTRNVLQALTSGIPNLLDRLNDDHIRTFIHQNVTEELLKTDLAPRLGRLMESMMDSDRFKDLLDFLLINTAEGLDRNKEKIEWWMDENLNWVQRTFLKQVIRRTPGELLHILDDPQHRFRKLIFSGVKDMAVNLQENPEWQLKLSDIKQQLLEREEIRTYLGEIWTTLKSRIKEDLTKDDSQIRLRLQQGAVSLGEAMLRDEDVRTSINRNVELLITEIVTTRGSEVAVFISETVRKWDAQTMVDRVEINIGRDLQFVRINGTIVGGMVGAILYLLTHWF; this comes from the coding sequence ATGGAAGCCACCCCTTTTACGCCGCAAGCCTCCGATGAAGAAAAGCGACGCCAACTTATAAACATGAAACGAATGGCCACCGGACTTTTAATTGTCTCGGCGGTAATTTTTGTTATTGCGCTAAACCAAAGTGGTTATTGGTGGGGATTGGTTAAAGCCATTGCCGAAGCCTCCATGGTTGGGGGCTTGGCGGACTGGTTTGCGGTAACGGCGCTTTTTAGGCATCCAATGGGGCTACCAATCCCACATACGGCCATTATTTCCAAAAACAAGGACAGAATTGGCTCGGCATTAGGCAATTTTGTTTATAAACACTTCCTCACCCCAGCCCTGATTCAAACCAAGTTGACACAACTTAACTTAGGGCAAAAAATTGGTGAATGGCTATCCGACGGTGAGAAAACTCGGAATGTACTTCAGGCGTTAACATCCGGCATTCCCAACCTGCTTGATCGGCTCAATGACGACCATATACGGACATTTATCCATCAAAACGTGACCGAAGAACTCCTCAAAACGGATCTTGCCCCACGTTTGGGCCGCCTGATGGAAAGTATGATGGATAGCGACCGTTTTAAAGACCTCTTGGATTTTCTCCTGATCAACACCGCGGAGGGCTTAGATCGGAACAAAGAAAAAATTGAATGGTGGATGGATGAAAATCTGAATTGGGTGCAACGGACTTTCCTAAAACAAGTCATTCGGCGGACGCCCGGAGAGTTACTCCACATTTTAGATGACCCACAACATCGCTTTAGAAAGTTGATCTTTTCGGGCGTAAAGGACATGGCGGTTAACCTGCAAGAAAACCCCGAATGGCAACTAAAACTTTCCGACATTAAACAACAACTCTTAGAGCGCGAGGAAATCCGCACGTATTTGGGCGAAATTTGGACTACCTTGAAAAGCCGGATCAAAGAAGACCTCACCAAAGACGATTCACAAATCAGGCTACGACTCCAACAAGGTGCAGTGAGTTTGGGCGAAGCCATGTTGCGCGACGAAGACGTCAGAACCTCCATCAACCGGAATGTTGAGCTGTTGATTACAGAGATTGTCACCACGCGCGGCTCCGAGGTTGCGGTCTTTATTAGCGAAACCGTGCGCAAGTGGGATGCTCAGACGATGGTAGATCGGGTGGAAATCAATATTGGCCGTGATCTGCAATTTGTTCGGATTAATGGAACCATCGTCGGTGGGATGGTCGGTGCAATTCTCTACCTACTTACCCATTGGTTTTAA